A segment of the Terriglobales bacterium genome:
GCGGTCGCCCAGGATGCGGGCTTCTTCCAGTCCTTCCGCGTGGCGGATGACATCCTCCGCCAGGCGGTGCAGGGCATTTCCGACATCATCACCATTCCCGGGATCATCAACCGCGATTTCGCGGACGTGAAAGCGATTATGGCCGGGATGGGATACGCGGTGATGGGCACCGCAACCGCCAAGGGTGAACGGCGCGCGGTAGAAGCCGCGCAGCGTGCCATCGCTTCGCCGCTGCTGGAAGCCGGCGCCATTGACGGGGCACGGGGAATCCTGATCAACGTCACCGGCTCCAGTACGCTGAGGCTGGCGGAAGTCAATGAAGCCTCCACCATCATCCAGAGCGCAGCGCATGAAGATGCCAACATCATCTTTGGCGCCGTACTCGACGAAAAGATGAAAGAGGAAGTGAAGATCACGGTGATCGCCACGGGCTTCAAGGACGCGCATCCCGAGCGCCGCGAGCGGGTAGCCTACGCTGGCGGGGTGCAGATACGCTCGAACGCGAGCTATGCGCCTTTGTCTCCCAGTCCGGCCGCACAAGTCGTCGCCGCGGTAGTTGAGGAGGAGGAAGAGGTCGCAGTCGGGCCCCTGCCGGTACGATCTCCGGCTGTGCACCGCGAGTTCGCCTCGGTCAGCGAGGTTGCCACCACGGTTAAGCCGGCTTATGACCAGGATGATCTCGATGTTCCGGCTTTTATTCGGAAACGTGGAGAGAGCCTGTGACTGTTCAGCATGGCGCCGATAATCCCACCCTGTCGCTCCAAAGGCGGGAGCGACACGGGTGGGGCAGGCAAAGGGGGCGAGGTAAAAGCGAAAGTTACCCAGGGGATTGCTTGGTATTTTGCGAAGTTGGCGCTCCTGGTAATCATTTCCCATTACCAAAGTGAGTCCTCCTTTTGGGAGCGTTTTGATCCAGACTTGCATCTGATACGATTGGCAGGGAAGAGAGCAGAAAGAGGGCAAGAAACGCGGGTTTTCGTTGTCTCGACATCAAAGAGTTTCGTAAGATTTGAGCACCTCCGCTCAACTTGAACTGCCCGCGAGTTGCTCCGTTTGCGTTCAGGGGGAGTGCGACCGAACGAGCCAGGGGATTTGGGTGGAAGGAATGCAAAAAAGGTCAGTTCCACTAGAACTGTTTCGCACGCTGCTGGTTCTATTCGCGGCGACGTTTCTGCCTCTGAGCAATGCGAGCGCAGCCACCGTATCCACCCATTCGCTCTCTCACCCCAAGACCAAGTCTTCGACCGTAACCGAGAATCCGCGCGCCCAACACACGATGACGCAGCGTCGCCATAGCCGCCGCGTGGTGCGCGCCAGCTACTCGCGTTCCCGCCGTCATCATCGTTATTACGAGCGTTTCTATACGAGTTCTTTTGCCGGGGATCAGACCGCGACGGATCTTGCCGCCGGTGAAGATGCCATTGTTCGCCAGGCAGCGATCGATGCCCTGGGCGACATGAACGGAACTATCGTGGCCGTTGACCCCAATTCGGGACGAATTCTGGCCATGGTGAACCAACCGCTGGCCCTTTCCGAAGGCGCGCAGCCGTGTTCCACCATCAAGCTGTCGGTCGCATTAGCCGCGCTTAGCGAGGGCATCATCAGCAAGGAGACGAAAGTCAGCCTCG
Coding sequences within it:
- the ftsZ gene encoding cell division protein FtsZ; the protein is MAVTDPNDIRIQFNDEAPNTAKIKVIGVGGGGSNAVNRMIDAQLEGVDFMVANTDLQALKMSRAPVKLQLGVKLTNGLGAGANPEVGRKGALEDADKVIEALEGADMVFVTAGLGGGTGTGAAPIIASLASEMGALTVAVCTKPFVFEGRRRMQQAERGLQELLDCVDTLIVIPNEKLLAVAQDAGFFQSFRVADDILRQAVQGISDIITIPGIINRDFADVKAIMAGMGYAVMGTATAKGERRAVEAAQRAIASPLLEAGAIDGARGILINVTGSSTLRLAEVNEASTIIQSAAHEDANIIFGAVLDEKMKEEVKITVIATGFKDAHPERRERVAYAGGVQIRSNASYAPLSPSPAAQVVAAVVEEEEEVAVGPLPVRSPAVHREFASVSEVATTVKPAYDQDDLDVPAFIRKRGESL